The following proteins are encoded in a genomic region of Arcobacter cloacae:
- a CDS encoding AsmA-like C-terminal domain-containing protein, with product MNIENIEYSSKKSESKSSFENIKKDIELLPTVLKLFQSIEVNRLKIGEEEFKIVLNEKELYLDNKFVNLSSKIDTSSNSISFDLHSLYLKDIKLKFDGKIKIDYFNEKLNYFGNFYYEDIKSSLNLEMNKEIAKFYLVSEPFENLKFLKNFLDLPLVAEEWMYDNVEGKMKLQEFYGEYDLKNNQIIEKSLIGKATIDQAKIRFHKDVDVINTQSLNVTFKNDNLHFDLINPIFKEKNIEGSFVTIHNLTSSLNGEVEVNIKTNDKLDRDILDILKAYNINLPIIQKNGTTNASLTLLFPYDLQKDMSTKGEFLINDAEVSIGNFSFKTKNATVNLDGTKIYIKDSDFKYQEMIDAVVNLELDTKTLKSSGEAFIKNLQIKKDNNEKIVEIKDKKTLLEMDFNKNTIIDLKDLETKIEVQDNILININNLAKIYPYSKLLKEISAKNGNLNLEIKNEKEIKFNASLKGLNFPLEKNGMKIENLDIIGNIEDKNVYISSIDEDIKLQIKDDVNLTLKNLSLNIDIKNNKDSLKKDVNINLINCDLILDGTNYQLKNANIFIKNQEVNFDAVVKNLDLPLKKNGKEIKELSLVGIQKDNNTKISTKNKDLILELKNETLYLQLDGYDVFYKNKINEEGEDNSYKNVNIIGKNSNIIIDEKYKLLANNYEIRVREDEKYINLKYKDNEFTLKQSKDKKIDIYTSELSDEFVNAIFDKNIFKDGKLIFLANGSLDKLNGKIIIENSNIEDLAILNNLLVFIHTSPALINPLLAIPSVVGMATNSGFNLTAYKIINGIVEFEYTQKESLLEIKKLVTIGNGIDFEGKGRIDLNNMTINSEIKLIFLKDYSKIVGAIPVVNYVLLGDSNRVETQVNLFGDLSNPSISTNLTKETFSIPMNITKRIFSTPSMIFDFLSGKKSKEEIKNEENRINKPLE from the coding sequence TTGAATATTGAAAATATCGAATATTCTTCAAAAAAGAGTGAATCAAAGAGTTCTTTTGAAAATATAAAAAAAGATATTGAATTATTACCTACAGTTTTAAAACTTTTTCAAAGTATTGAAGTAAATAGGTTGAAAATAGGGGAGGAAGAGTTTAAAATAGTTTTAAATGAAAAAGAGTTGTATCTTGATAATAAATTTGTAAATTTATCTTCTAAAATAGATACTTCATCTAATTCAATTAGTTTTGATTTACACTCTTTGTATTTAAAAGATATAAAATTAAAATTTGATGGAAAAATAAAAATTGATTATTTTAATGAAAAACTAAACTATTTTGGAAATTTTTATTATGAAGATATAAAAAGTAGTTTAAATCTTGAAATGAATAAAGAGATAGCAAAATTTTATTTAGTAAGTGAACCTTTTGAAAATTTAAAATTTCTTAAAAATTTTTTGGATTTACCTCTTGTTGCTGAAGAATGGATGTATGATAATGTTGAAGGAAAAATGAAACTTCAAGAATTTTATGGTGAATATGATTTAAAAAATAATCAGATAATTGAAAAATCTCTTATTGGAAAAGCTACAATAGATCAAGCAAAAATTAGATTTCATAAAGATGTTGATGTTATAAATACTCAAAGTCTAAATGTTACTTTTAAAAATGATAATTTACATTTTGATTTAATTAATCCTATATTTAAAGAAAAAAATATAGAAGGAAGTTTTGTAACTATTCATAATCTAACAAGTTCTTTAAATGGAGAAGTTGAAGTAAATATTAAAACAAATGACAAATTAGATAGAGATATTTTAGACATTTTAAAAGCTTATAATATAAATTTACCAATAATTCAAAAAAATGGAACAACAAATGCCTCTTTAACTCTACTTTTTCCATATGATTTACAAAAAGATATGTCAACAAAAGGTGAATTTTTAATAAACGATGCGGAAGTTTCTATTGGAAATTTTTCTTTTAAAACAAAAAATGCAACTGTAAATTTAGATGGAACAAAAATTTATATAAAAGATTCAGATTTTAAATATCAAGAGATGATAGATGCTGTTGTTAATCTAGAACTTGATACAAAAACTTTAAAATCATCAGGTGAAGCTTTCATAAAAAATTTACAAATAAAAAAAGACAATAATGAAAAAATAGTAGAAATAAAAGATAAAAAAACTTTATTAGAAATGGACTTTAATAAAAATACAATAATTGATTTAAAAGATTTGGAAACAAAAATAGAAGTACAAGATAATATTTTAATAAATATAAATAATTTAGCAAAAATTTATCCCTATTCAAAACTATTAAAAGAAATTTCAGCAAAAAATGGAAATCTAAATTTAGAAATTAAAAATGAAAAAGAGATAAAATTTAATGCTTCTTTAAAAGGTTTGAATTTTCCTTTAGAAAAAAATGGGATGAAAATAGAAAATCTTGATATTATAGGAAATATAGAGGATAAAAATGTTTATATTTCTTCTATTGATGAAGATATCAAATTACAAATTAAAGATGATGTAAATTTAACTTTAAAAAATTTATCTCTTAATATTGATATAAAAAATAATAAAGATAGCTTAAAAAAAGATGTAAATATAAATCTTATAAATTGTGATTTAATTTTAGATGGAACAAATTATCAATTAAAGAATGCAAATATTTTTATAAAAAACCAAGAAGTTAATTTTGATGCAGTTGTGAAAAATCTTGATTTACCATTGAAAAAAAATGGAAAAGAGATAAAAGAGTTAAGTTTAGTAGGTATTCAAAAAGATAATAATACAAAAATAAGCACAAAAAATAAAGATTTGATTTTAGAATTAAAAAATGAGACTCTTTATTTACAGTTAGATGGTTATGATGTATTTTATAAGAATAAAATTAATGAAGAAGGTGAAGATAATAGTTATAAAAATGTGAATATTATTGGTAAAAATTCAAATATTATAATAGATGAAAAATATAAATTATTAGCAAACAATTATGAAATAAGAGTAAGAGAAGATGAAAAATATATTAACTTAAAATATAAAGATAATGAATTTACTTTAAAACAATCAAAAGATAAAAAAATAGATATTTATACAAGTGAATTAAGTGATGAATTTGTAAATGCAATTTTTGATAAAAATATTTTTAAAGATGGAAAGTTGATTTTTTTAGCAAATGGTAGTTTAGATAAATTAAATGGAAAAATTATCATAGAAAATAGTAATATTGAAGACTTAGCTATTTTAAATAATCTTTTAGTTTTTATACACACTTCACCTGCATTGATAAATCCTTTATTAGCTATTCCTTCTGTTGTTGGAATGGCAACAAATTCAGGATTTAATCTAACAGCTTATAAAATAATAAATGGAATAGTAGAGTTTGAATATACTCAAAAAGAGAGTCTATTGGAAATTAAAAAGTTAGTTACTATTGGGAATGGAATAGATTTTGAAGGTAAAGGAAGAATCGATTTAAATAATATGACAATAAATTCAGAAATAAAACTTATTTTTCTAAAAGATTATTCAAAAATAGTTGGAGCAATTCCTGTTGTAAATTATGTTTTATTGGGAGATTCAAATAGAGTTGAAACACAAGTAAATTTATTTGGAGATTTATCAAATCCAAGTATTTCAACAAATCTTACAAAAGAGACTTTTAGTATTCCAATGAATATTACAAAAAGAATATTTTCTACACCATCAATGATATTTGATTTTTTAAGTGGTAAAAAGAGTAAAGAAGAGATAAAAAATGAAGAGAATAGAATAAATAAACCTTTAGAATAA
- the mltG gene encoding endolytic transglycosylase MltG — MPEYRNEINEIVIKKRKTSRNLTLSNIIDFILVCFIIVLFYVTMPVTSTKVLFIPKGSTNDIIAYLNKSGYEMNILDAVIIKSMGYVQSGWIDINQNKLTKMDFIYKLITSKAALKNITLIPGETSYVFLKKLANEFNLSEEKLTKLYNEYAYKADGNILADTYSLPIGMKEDYMIFYLFSQTNKKYEEFSKKIFGTYDKKKWYNYITLASVIQKEAATINEMPIVASVIHNRLKKGMKLQMDGTLNYGRYSNTIVTADRIREDESHYNTYKYAGLPKDPICAVSLDAIKAAIFPVKSNYLYFVRDNRNGLHKFANTFEEHQANIRANIGVEKNYSKVKEVESQIDVEAQNIMKTDIAEQKPVSIKDLFNNIN; from the coding sequence ATGCCCGAATACAGAAATGAAATAAATGAGATTGTTATTAAAAAAAGAAAAACGAGTAGAAATTTAACACTATCAAACATTATCGATTTTATCCTTGTTTGCTTTATAATTGTTTTATTTTATGTGACAATGCCAGTAACATCAACTAAAGTGTTATTTATTCCTAAAGGCAGTACTAACGATATTATAGCATACTTAAATAAAAGTGGCTATGAGATGAATATATTAGATGCTGTTATAATAAAATCTATGGGGTACGTTCAAAGTGGATGGATAGATATAAACCAAAATAAACTAACCAAAATGGATTTTATATATAAATTAATTACCTCAAAAGCTGCATTAAAAAATATTACTTTGATTCCGGGAGAAACTTCTTATGTCTTTTTGAAAAAGCTTGCAAATGAGTTTAATCTTTCTGAAGAAAAATTGACAAAATTATATAATGAGTATGCATATAAAGCAGATGGAAATATTTTAGCAGATACCTACTCTTTGCCAATTGGAATGAAAGAAGATTATATGATTTTTTATCTATTTTCTCAAACAAATAAAAAATATGAAGAATTTTCAAAAAAAATCTTTGGTACATATGATAAGAAAAAGTGGTATAACTATATAACATTAGCTTCAGTTATACAAAAAGAAGCTGCTACTATAAATGAAATGCCAATAGTCGCAAGTGTTATACATAATAGATTAAAAAAAGGTATGAAACTGCAAATGGATGGAACTTTGAATTATGGAAGATATTCAAATACTATAGTTACAGCAGATAGAATAAGAGAAGATGAAAGTCATTATAATACATATAAATATGCTGGTTTGCCAAAAGATCCAATTTGTGCTGTAAGTCTTGATGCAATTAAAGCTGCAATTTTTCCAGTAAAAAGTAATTATTTATATTTTGTAAGGGATAATAGAAATGGCTTACATAAATTTGCAAATACTTTTGAAGAACATCAAGCTAATATAAGAGCTAATATAGGTGTTGAGAAAAACTATAGTAAAGTTAAAGAAGTTGAATCACAAATTGACGTTGAAGCTCAAAATATTATGAAAACTGACATAGCTGAACAAAAACCTGTCTCTATAAAAGATTTATTTAACAATATAAATTAA
- a CDS encoding NADP-dependent isocitrate dehydrogenase: MSKIIYTKVDEAPALATYSFLPIIKAFTKSSGIEMVTKDISLAGRIIATFPENLTDDQKIGDHLAELGEMTQDPNANIIKLPNISASIPQLKAAIAELQAKGYNVPNYDASEEVTARYSKILGSAVNPVLREGNSDRRAPGAVKNYAKANPHRMGEWTKDSKTDVAFMDGGDFYGSEVSKTFDEANDLKISFFDAAGAETVLKASTKVLAGEIIDATVMNAKALQDFYAKTIERAKKEDVLLSLHLKATMMKVSDPIMFGFAVKVYFKDLIAKHGELFDSLGVNFNNGLGDLYSKLDQVDAAKKAEIEADIAAVYAKQPRLAMVNSAKGITNLHVPSDVIVDASMPAMLKGGGKMWNADDKEEDTIAMIPDRCYAMSFKAVVDDFKANGKLDVKTIGTVPNVGLMAQKAEEYGSHDKTFQAKAAGQIKVIDKDGNVVFSFDVEAGDIFRMCQTKDAPIQDWIKLAVSRARLSNTPAIFWLDENRAHDAEMIKKVNKYLPTHDLTGLDITIMSPVDATKKSLERMRAGLDTISVTGNVLRDYNTDLFPILELGTSAKMLSIVPLMQGGGLFETGAGGSAPKHVQQFQEEAYLRWDSLGEFMALAASFDHLANTQNNPKAKVLADTLDRATGTFLINDKSPARKIGDIDNRGSHFFLAMYWAQELAAQDVDAQLKAEFTPIAEAMTKNEAQIVKELTECQGKPVDMGGYYLPDDAKTSAAMRPSATLNAIIG; this comes from the coding sequence ATGTCAAAGATAATTTACACAAAAGTTGATGAAGCTCCAGCTTTAGCAACATACTCTTTTTTACCAATAATCAAAGCTTTTACAAAAAGTTCTGGTATTGAAATGGTTACTAAAGATATCTCTTTAGCTGGAAGAATTATTGCAACCTTCCCTGAGAACTTAACTGATGATCAAAAAATAGGAGATCATTTAGCAGAATTAGGAGAAATGACTCAAGATCCAAATGCAAATATCATCAAACTACCAAATATCTCTGCTTCAATTCCTCAATTAAAAGCTGCAATTGCTGAATTACAAGCAAAAGGTTACAATGTACCAAATTATGATGCTAGTGAAGAAGTAACTGCTAGATATTCAAAAATCTTAGGTTCAGCTGTAAATCCAGTTTTAAGAGAAGGAAACTCTGATAGAAGAGCTCCAGGTGCTGTTAAAAACTACGCAAAAGCAAATCCACACAGAATGGGTGAATGGACAAAAGATTCTAAAACTGACGTTGCATTTATGGATGGTGGAGATTTCTATGGTTCTGAAGTTTCTAAAACTTTTGATGAAGCAAACGATTTAAAAATCTCTTTCTTTGACGCAGCTGGTGCTGAAACTGTATTAAAAGCATCTACAAAAGTTCTTGCTGGTGAAATTATTGATGCAACAGTAATGAATGCAAAAGCATTACAAGATTTCTATGCTAAAACAATTGAAAGAGCTAAAAAAGAAGATGTATTATTATCTTTACACTTAAAAGCTACAATGATGAAAGTTTCTGATCCAATTATGTTTGGATTTGCTGTTAAAGTATATTTCAAAGATTTAATTGCAAAACATGGAGAACTATTTGATTCTTTAGGAGTAAACTTCAATAATGGTTTAGGAGATTTATACTCTAAATTAGATCAAGTTGATGCAGCTAAAAAAGCTGAAATTGAAGCTGATATTGCTGCAGTATATGCAAAACAACCAAGACTTGCAATGGTTAACTCTGCAAAAGGAATTACAAACTTACACGTACCATCTGATGTTATTGTTGATGCTTCTATGCCTGCTATGCTTAAAGGTGGTGGAAAAATGTGGAATGCTGATGATAAAGAAGAAGATACAATTGCAATGATTCCAGATAGATGTTATGCGATGTCTTTCAAAGCTGTTGTTGATGACTTTAAAGCTAATGGTAAATTAGATGTTAAAACAATTGGAACTGTTCCAAATGTTGGTTTAATGGCTCAAAAAGCTGAAGAGTATGGTTCACATGACAAAACTTTCCAAGCAAAAGCTGCTGGACAAATCAAAGTTATTGACAAAGATGGAAATGTAGTATTCTCATTTGATGTTGAAGCTGGTGATATTTTCAGAATGTGCCAAACAAAAGATGCTCCTATTCAAGATTGGATTAAATTAGCAGTTTCAAGAGCTAGATTATCTAATACTCCTGCAATTTTCTGGTTAGATGAAAACAGAGCTCACGATGCTGAAATGATTAAAAAAGTTAATAAATATTTACCAACTCATGATTTAACGGGATTAGATATTACTATTATGTCTCCAGTTGATGCAACTAAAAAATCTTTAGAAAGAATGAGAGCTGGACTTGATACTATTTCTGTTACTGGAAACGTATTAAGAGATTATAACACTGACTTATTCCCAATTTTAGAACTTGGAACATCTGCAAAAATGTTATCAATCGTTCCATTAATGCAAGGTGGAGGATTATTTGAAACAGGTGCTGGAGGATCTGCTCCTAAACACGTTCAACAATTCCAAGAAGAAGCTTATTTAAGATGGGATTCTTTAGGTGAGTTTATGGCATTAGCTGCTTCATTTGACCATTTAGCAAATACTCAAAATAATCCTAAAGCAAAAGTATTAGCTGATACTTTAGATAGAGCAACTGGAACATTCTTAATCAATGACAAATCACCAGCTAGAAAAATTGGTGATATAGATAATAGAGGTTCTCACTTCTTCTTAGCTATGTATTGGGCGCAAGAATTAGCAGCTCAAGATGTAGATGCGCAATTAAAAGCTGAATTTACTCCAATTGCAGAAGCAATGACAAAAAATGAAGCTCAAATCGTAAAAGAATTAACAGAATGTCAAGGAAAACCTGTAGATATGGGTGGATACTACTTACCAGATGATGCAAAAACATCAGCTGCTATGAGACCATCTGCAACATTAAATGCAATTATTGGATAA
- a CDS encoding malate dehydrogenase has product MNKKTVGIVGVGNVGSTLAFTLATKNICSTLLLKDVRENFVQAMALDISQATNASKSKTVTKACLKDEEFKNCDVIVITAGIARRPGMSRDDLLLTNAKIMTSVITQIIPNNPNAVIIVVSNPLDAMVYIALKASNWSRNKIIGMAGILDSARMAHFIFEKLGYGQGQIEASVMGGHGDDMVPLADFSTVAGVRLSEVLSKEDIDDIVYKTKNGGAQIVKLLETGSAYYAPAYSTTLMIEAILEDKKEIYPCAVMLDGEYSYEDIVSGVPVMLGANGVEKIIELNLKNEQKEQFSKSIASVKELIDILKEKL; this is encoded by the coding sequence TTGAATAAAAAAACTGTTGGAATAGTTGGAGTTGGAAATGTAGGTTCAACTTTAGCTTTTACACTTGCTACTAAAAATATATGTTCAACTCTTCTTTTAAAAGATGTAAGAGAAAATTTTGTTCAAGCTATGGCACTTGATATTTCTCAAGCAACAAATGCTTCAAAAAGCAAAACTGTAACAAAAGCTTGTCTTAAAGATGAAGAGTTTAAAAATTGTGATGTTATTGTTATAACTGCTGGAATTGCAAGACGTCCTGGAATGAGTAGAGATGATTTACTTCTTACAAATGCAAAAATCATGACTTCAGTTATAACACAAATTATTCCAAATAATCCAAATGCAGTAATTATAGTTGTTTCAAACCCTTTAGATGCAATGGTTTATATAGCTTTAAAAGCTTCAAATTGGTCAAGAAATAAAATTATTGGAATGGCTGGAATTTTAGATAGTGCTAGAATGGCTCATTTTATATTTGAAAAATTAGGTTATGGTCAAGGACAAATTGAAGCTTCTGTTATGGGAGGTCATGGTGATGATATGGTTCCACTTGCAGATTTTTCAACAGTTGCAGGAGTTAGACTTAGTGAAGTTTTATCAAAAGAAGATATAGATGATATTGTATATAAAACAAAAAATGGTGGAGCTCAAATAGTAAAACTACTTGAAACAGGTTCTGCTTATTATGCACCTGCATATAGTACAACTTTAATGATTGAAGCAATTTTAGAAGATAAAAAAGAGATTTATCCTTGTGCTGTTATGCTTGATGGTGAATATAGCTATGAAGATATAGTATCAGGTGTTCCTGTAATGTTAGGTGCAAATGGTGTTGAAAAAATTATAGAATTAAATTTAAAAAATGAACAAAAAGAACAATTTTCAAAATCAATAGCTTCTGTTAAAGAATTGATTGATATTTTAAAGGAGAAATTATGA
- a CDS encoding heavy-metal-associated domain-containing protein yields the protein MKQTFEVLNVKCGGCANTLIKALKDEFGEVEVDLEVHPRKITLDINDDKKEELKLKLRTLGYPLTTDELSGFEKATTTAKSFVSCAIGKFDLATKK from the coding sequence ATGAAGCAAACATTCGAAGTTTTAAATGTAAAATGTGGCGGTTGTGCTAATACCCTAATAAAAGCACTAAAAGATGAATTTGGAGAAGTTGAAGTAGATTTAGAAGTACATCCACGAAAAATCACTTTAGATATAAATGACGATAAAAAAGAAGAATTAAAACTTAAGCTTAGAACTTTAGGTTATCCTTTAACAACAGATGAATTAAGTGGTTTTGAAAAAGCTACTACAACTGCAAAAAGTTTTGTATCTTGTGCAATTGGGAAATTTGATTTAGCAACAAAAAAATAG
- the glmS gene encoding methylaspartate mutase subunit S, whose product MKVVIGVVGNDIHVVANRLIDISLQARGFEVFNLGVNTYLEEFIDAVIETNADVLLISSLNGEAEGWCRDLPILKSKYKNLKDVVFMLGGNLAVGEGDASVIVPKFKNYGFDLVFHQVDLNTGLDELEKFLKERN is encoded by the coding sequence ATGAAAGTAGTTATTGGTGTAGTAGGTAACGATATTCACGTAGTTGCGAATAGACTAATTGATATATCATTACAAGCAAGAGGATTTGAAGTTTTTAATTTAGGAGTTAATACCTATTTAGAAGAGTTTATCGATGCAGTTATTGAAACGAATGCAGATGTTTTACTAATCTCTTCATTAAATGGTGAAGCAGAAGGTTGGTGCAGAGACCTACCTATTTTAAAATCAAAATATAAAAACTTAAAAGATGTGGTTTTTATGTTAGGTGGAAACTTAGCAGTTGGTGAAGGTGACGCTAGTGTTATTGTTCCAAAATTTAAAAACTATGGTTTTGATTTAGTATTTCATCAAGTTGATTTAAATACGGGACTTGATGAATTAGAAAAATTCCTAAAGGAGAGAAATTGA
- a CDS encoding methylaspartate mutase: MSLLQEERNIIVQNKYADNFDFAEIEEFIKNASKNLFISHHFKNSKKMLVQPRGGFPTYKKMFSLYEFFVGADVDVLPCTIDSNTRLNDYATSAKMLKLSEENEVDMLNGYPLVNHGYRTTRKMMTHFDKPISLRHGTPDARLLIETALASGIFEIEGGPITYLLPYSKNFPLDKAFMYWKYVERICANYSKLNEPINRESFGPLTATLVPPCVTIVIQLCEMLLSLEEGVKSFSVSFSQTGSMIQDIVTAKVLRKMAKVYAEQIGCGDARINLVYHQWMGAFPSNKDFSESLINTSTVIAMMVKADKIITKTRDEAFGIPTRESNAKTVANTQYTLRMLHGIPDITDEMEEEILTEEVKSIMEAVFNDKADTLWRKVFNSIKAGIIDVPYSPHIINHNEVVTVRDKNKNIRIIKRGNLPISDRCFEYEKSKCDLNKDASSIVTDIIHDIGIMQW; this comes from the coding sequence TTGAGTTTACTGCAAGAAGAAAGAAACATAATTGTTCAAAATAAATACGCAGATAATTTTGATTTTGCAGAGATTGAAGAGTTCATAAAAAATGCTTCTAAAAATCTTTTTATCTCTCACCATTTCAAAAATTCTAAAAAGATGTTAGTTCAACCACGAGGTGGTTTTCCTACTTATAAGAAAATGTTCTCTTTATATGAATTTTTCGTTGGTGCTGATGTTGATGTATTACCATGTACAATTGACTCAAATACTAGATTAAATGATTATGCAACAAGTGCTAAGATGCTAAAACTTTCTGAAGAAAATGAAGTTGATATGCTAAATGGTTATCCACTTGTAAATCATGGTTATAGAACTACAAGAAAAATGATGACTCATTTTGATAAACCAATTTCTTTGCGACATGGAACTCCTGATGCAAGATTATTAATAGAAACAGCATTAGCTTCTGGTATTTTTGAAATTGAAGGTGGACCAATTACTTATCTTTTACCTTATTCAAAAAACTTTCCACTTGATAAAGCTTTTATGTATTGGAAATATGTTGAAAGAATTTGTGCTAACTACTCAAAATTAAATGAACCAATAAACAGAGAATCTTTTGGTCCATTAACTGCAACACTAGTTCCTCCTTGTGTAACAATAGTTATTCAACTTTGTGAAATGCTTTTATCACTTGAAGAAGGAGTAAAATCATTCTCTGTTTCATTTTCACAAACAGGTTCTATGATTCAAGATATAGTTACAGCTAAAGTTCTTAGAAAAATGGCAAAAGTTTATGCAGAACAAATTGGTTGTGGTGATGCTAGAATTAATTTAGTTTATCATCAATGGATGGGAGCATTTCCATCAAATAAAGATTTTTCAGAATCACTAATAAATACTTCAACAGTAATTGCTATGATGGTAAAAGCTGATAAAATTATTACAAAAACAAGAGATGAAGCATTTGGAATTCCAACACGAGAATCAAATGCAAAAACAGTTGCAAATACTCAATATACACTAAGAATGTTACATGGTATTCCTGATATTACTGATGAGATGGAAGAAGAAATCCTAACTGAAGAAGTAAAAAGTATCATGGAAGCTGTATTTAACGATAAAGCAGACACTTTATGGAGAAAGGTATTTAACTCTATAAAAGCAGGAATTATTGATGTTCCATACTCTCCTCATATTATAAACCATAATGAAGTAGTAACAGTAAGAGATAAAAATAAAAATATCAGAATCATAAAAAGAGGAAATCTTCCAATAAGTGATAGATGTTTTGAATATGAAAAATCAAAATGTGATTTAAATAAAGATGCTTCGTCAATAGTAACTGACATTATTCATGATATAGGAATTATGCAATGGTAG
- a CDS encoding glutamate mutase L gives MVENKLLIDVGSTYFKTCANGNVEQHFRDFNKDIFDDLTSKCGDTISKFKKDEVFICSSANGGLTTLIIGVTNSFSLKFATNIAYNSGINIINTVLYQDIETTSIPSDLIDVVIIVGGINSVNDIFDERLFKFLENLRYSNVVFAGSKLDEEYLKSNIKNLVVVENIINNKLHVVEEPLKEYLTNLYQADIMGKEDIKHLYDLTSNQIYSTPYIVNKTLPLIDTKFAVVNPFILIDIGGATTDIHYSKDLSMDNMVTQNEYDRLVFKKLGVYKSKESLIFAAKNNEFVYELLAHLKVTENIFNEDSPKSLKILMQLAIFLVLYKVSDAHPLYIKLKLNLLKSIVLTGGITKVLSFEEAVDIISFFYKKILNSDIHPSIIMDYDYDIWTLGITQQ, from the coding sequence ATGGTAGAAAATAAATTATTAATAGATGTGGGAAGTACATATTTTAAAACTTGTGCAAATGGAAATGTAGAACAACATTTTAGAGATTTCAATAAAGATATTTTTGATGATTTAACTTCTAAATGTGGTGATACAATCTCAAAATTTAAAAAAGATGAAGTATTTATTTGTTCTTCTGCAAATGGTGGATTAACTACATTAATTATTGGAGTTACAAACTCTTTTTCTTTAAAATTTGCAACAAATATTGCTTATAATTCAGGAATAAATATCATAAATACTGTTTTATATCAAGATATTGAAACAACTTCAATACCAAGTGATTTAATTGATGTTGTTATTATTGTTGGTGGTATAAATAGTGTTAATGATATTTTTGATGAAAGATTATTTAAGTTTTTAGAAAATCTTAGATATTCAAATGTTGTTTTTGCAGGTTCTAAACTTGATGAAGAGTATTTAAAATCAAATATTAAAAATTTAGTTGTTGTTGAAAATATAATCAACAATAAACTTCATGTGGTTGAAGAGCCATTAAAAGAGTATTTAACAAACCTTTATCAAGCTGATATTATGGGGAAAGAAGATATAAAACATCTTTATGATTTAACTTCAAATCAAATCTATTCTACACCATATATTGTAAATAAAACTCTTCCATTAATTGATACAAAATTTGCAGTTGTAAATCCATTTATTTTAATAGATATTGGTGGAGCTACAACAGATATTCATTATTCAAAAGATTTATCTATGGATAATATGGTAACTCAAAATGAATATGATAGATTAGTATTCAAAAAACTTGGAGTTTACAAATCAAAAGAGTCTTTAATTTTTGCAGCTAAAAACAATGAATTTGTTTATGAATTATTGGCTCATTTAAAAGTTACAGAAAATATTTTTAATGAAGATTCACCTAAATCATTGAAAATCCTAATGCAATTAGCAATTTTCTTAGTTTTATACAAAGTTAGTGATGCTCATCCTTTATATATAAAATTAAAGTTAAATCTACTAAAATCTATTGTTTTAACGGGTGGAATTACAAAAGTTCTTAGTTTTGAAGAAGCTGTTGATATTATCTCATTTTTTTATAAGAAAATATTAAACTCAGATATTCATCCTTCAATTATCATGGATTATGACTATGATATTTGGACTCTTGGTATCACACAACAATAA